One Setaria italica strain Yugu1 chromosome I, Setaria_italica_v2.0, whole genome shotgun sequence DNA window includes the following coding sequences:
- the LOC101778166 gene encoding protein PHOTOPERIOD-INDEPENDENT EARLY FLOWERING 1 isoform X4, translating to MLSNLGSKNLIVDSSNQANGCDHDTAHSSSDDGNSSEEEDDGHSYAEFVKKNHGKSNGNISSIDEQEDKDYVAADEGKDDEATLSEEEELAKKEVPDHLEEIKLLQKESEIPLEELLAMYQKDGYADHETTELENSPCIVEETNTDMSLDDQSAKILEVNSDTVVGHLSADVMKTEHNVTANSMQSEIVPEPCAQQNFVEENNLADVNTVNGDKSDDVIADAAAAARSAQPTGNTFLTTNVRTKFPFLLKHSLREYQHIGLDWLVAMYEQRLNGILADEMGLGKTIMTISLLAHLACEKGIWGPHLIVVPTSVMLNWETEFLKWCPAFKILTYFGSAKERKQKRQGWMKPNYFHVCITTYRLVIQDSKVFKRKKWKYLILDEAHLIKNWKSQRWQTLLNFNSKRRILLTGTPLQNDLMELWSLMHFLMPHVFQSHQEFKDWFCNPISGMVEGQDKVNKEVIDRLHNVLRPFILRRLKRDVEKQLPKKHEHVIYCRLSRRQRNLYEDFIASSETQTTLASGNYFGMISIIMQLRKVCNHPDLFEGRPIISSFDMAGINMHLSYSVCMLLDKNPFSHVDLSDMNLVFTQNEFGMSSWEADEVVAAFPPSITSRDSQLDISCSKKDHQGSNVTNIFEDIQKALQDERIKESKERAASIAWWNRLRCEKRPVYGTNMREVLTVKHPVSDILEKRNNPLCHMDYSSSLADLVLPSVERFQKLLDIVESFTFAIPAARAPPPVCWCSKGKSPVFIDPAYREKCTNEFSPILSPIRSAIVRRQVYFPDRRLIQFDCGKLQELAILLRRLKSEGHRALIFTQMTKMLDVLEEFINLYGYTYLRLDGSTPPEERQTLMQRFNTNPKFFLFILSTRSGGVGINLVGADTVIFYDSDWNPAMDQQAQDRCHRIGQTREVHIYRLISESTIEENILKKANQKRALDDLVIQRGSYNTEFFKKLDPMEFFSGHTSLRVEDQQKDCSMTAGSSNDADVGLSNADVEAAIRQAEDEADYMALKKLEQEEAVDNQEFSEEAAGRPEDDDLVNEEDARHDEHIIEEHRYNSSDMEKEKNAALSNQLNEEKALTLAVGDEDTDMLADVKQMAAAAAAAGQASSSFENQLRPIDRYAMRFMELWDPVIDKAAINRQVNVEEEEWELDRIEKLKEDLEAEIDEDQEPLSYESWDVDFATTAYRQHVEALTQKQLLEEQEKQAREAAKELEEKNDNMSAHRRKSKKNKKKTGKFKSLKRGRLSSESEVILEETSVDTMSIDDNAPSPELISDESPRHYSNKRKKIMSATEEENSNRSLKKFKKATKSSSASEALSPRHLREEFNDSDPKSAARTKSDGRISIPCMSVKRVIVIKPERLKKKGIWSRDCASDSWTSEEDAVLCGTVHEYGPLWELASDFLHSLPGGAFYRGKYRHPVHCCERYRELFCKHAMSATDNSNSEKVPSGTGKAILRVSEDQAQMLVNVTSELPNNELLLQKHFMAVLSSVWRSKCRRDPRRVISTYSSALRMLSPVKNPAGSSANWSMVNFRPSFNLVRTALADAQAQSTQIVIPPPMRNQEYCRNHLELELDFLTDQHHYEEDFPSIVNVSILEPEPIKQAVEPVEQSLLSGLSCRQAETRLRMASEACYEGEGSHWASSAFHINDATRHKSGPKSIGKHKAASECGRPPKSKIQKITESHQEGPSTSSNFLRMPGQLFPGAADFHISESLSDFGISDSEFNYSEDLWQEVDYNEFLLDQDDSGLLPGIEELEPLSDFTDIG from the exons ATGTTAAGTAACTTAGGCTCGAAGAATTTGATTGTAG ATTCTTCGAACCAGGCCAATGGCTGCGATCATGATACTGCTCACTCTTCAAGTGACGATGGCAATTCTTCTGAGGAAGAAGACGATGGCCATTCTTATGCTGAATTTGTTAAGAAGAATCAT GGAAAAAGTAATGGCAACATCTCTTCTATAGATGAGCAG GAAGACAAAGATTATGTTGCTGCTGATGAAGGAAAG GATGATGAAGCAACTTTGTCTGAAGAGGAAGAGTTAGCAAAGAAAGAAGTTCCTGATCATCTGGAAGAG ATTAAGTTATTGCAAAAGGAGAGCGAGATACCACTAGAAGAACTTCTTGCGATGTACCAGAAG gATGGCTATGCAGATCATGAAACAACGGAGTTGGAGAATTCACCCTGTATTGTTGAAGAGACTAATACTGACATGTCGTTGGATGATCAATCTGCAAAGATTCTTGAAGTGAACAGTGATACAGTTGTGGGTCACCTATCTGCGGATGTGATGAAAACTGAGCATAATGTGACTGCTAATTCTATGCAATCAGAAATAGTACCAGAGCCTTGCGCACAACAGAATTTTGTGGAAGAGAATAATCTCGCTGATGTTAACACGGTCAATGGAGATAAAAGTGACGATGTAATTGCtgatgctgcagctgctgccagATCAGCACAACCAACTGGTAACACCTTCTTGACAACAAATGTGCGCACGAAATTCCCATTCCTTCTTAAGCATTCGCTTCGCGAATACCAGCATATAGGGTTGGATTGGTTGGTTGCAATGTATGAGCAGAGGCTTAATGGAATTCTAGCAGATGAAATGGGTCTAGGCAAGACAATCATGACTAtctccttgcttgcacatcttGCATGTGAGAAGGGGATATGGGGTCCTCATCTTATCGTTGTGCCAACTAGTGTTATGCTAAACTGGGAGACTGAATTTCTCAAGTGGTGTCCTGCTTTTAAAATATTGACTTACTTTGGAAGTGCAAAGGAGAGAAAGCAAAAGCGTCAGGGCTGGATGAAACCAAATTACTTCCATGTTTGCATCACAACATACAGGCTTGTCATCCAGGACTCTAAAGTGTTTAAGCGAAAAAAGTGGAAGTATCTTATTCTTGATGAGGCTCATCTGATAAAGAACTGGAAATCACAGCGATGGCAGACTTTACTTAATTTTAATTCAAAACGACGCATTCTTTTGACTGGAACTCCGCTGCAAAATGACCTCATGGAACTTTGGTCCCTGATGCACTTTCTGATGCCTCATGTATTTCAGTCTCACCAGGAGTTCAAGGATTGGTTCTGCAATCCAATTTCAGGAATGGTGGAGGGCCAAGATAAAGTAAATAAAGAAGTCATAGATCGATTGCACAATGTCCTTCGTCCATTTATACTGCGGCGGCTGAAAAGAGATGTCGAGAAACAGTTACCAAAGAAGCACGAGCATGTCATATATTGCCGACTTTCTAGAAGACAAAGGAATTTGTATGAAGATTTTATTGCTAGCTCAGAGACACAAACAACACTAGCAAGTGGGAATTATTTTGGCATGATAAGTATCATTATGCAACTTAGAAAGGTCTGTAACCACCCAGATCTTTTTGAAGGTCGCCCAATAATAAGCTCATTTGACATGGCTGGGATTAACATGCATCTCAGCTATTCAGTATGCATGCTCCTTGATAAGAATCCGTTTTCTCATGTGGACCTATCTGATATGAATCTTGTGTTTACTCAAAATGAATTTGGCATGAGTTCCTGGGAAGCTGACGAGGTGGTTGCTGCTTTTCCTCCAAGTATCACCTCCCGGGACTCTCAGCTGGATATATCCTGCTCGAAAAAGGATCATCAGGGGAGTAATGTAACAAATATTTTTGAAGATATTCAGAAAGCCCTACAGGATGAGAGAATAAAGGAATCCAAAGAAAGGGCAGCTTCCATTGCATGGTGGAATAGGTTACGATGTGAAAAGAGGCCTGTCTATGGCACAAATATGAGAGAGGTTTTGACTGTAAAGCATCCTGTATCTGATATTCTTGAGAAGAGGAACAACCCTTTGTGCCACATGGATTATTCATCGAGCCTAGCAGACCTTGTTCTTCCATCAGTGGAACGGTTTCAGAAACTGCTTGATATTGTGGAATCATTTACATTTGCAATTCCTGCTGCTCGAGCTCCTCCCCCTGTTTGCTGGTGCAGCAAAGGGAAGTCTCCTGTTTTTATTGATCCGGCatatagagaaaaatgcacGAATGAGTTTTCCCCCATTCTGTCTCCTATAAGGTCTGCTATTGTTCGCCGCCAAGTTTACTTTCCTGATAGGCGTTTGATCCAGTTTGATTGTGGCAAGTTGCAGGAACTTGCCATTCTGCTGAGGCGTTTGAAGTCAGAAGGGCACAGAGCCTTGATATTTACTCAGATGACTAAGATGCTTGATGTCTTGGAAGAGTTCATAAATTTATATGGGTATACATATTTACGTTTAGATGGTTCTACACCGCCAGAAGAGAGGCAGACCCTCATGCAGAGGTTCAATACAAATCCAaagtttttccttttcattttgtCTACTCGTAGTGGTGGTGTGGGAATCAACCTAGTAGGTGCGGACACTGTCATATTCTATGACAGTGACTGGAACCCTGCAATGGACCAACAGGCACAGGACAGATGTCACAGGATTGGTCAGACTCGTGAAGTTCACATATATAGACTCATTAGTGAAAGCACTATAGAGGAGAACATTCTGAAGAAAGCGAATCAGAAACGAGCTCTTGATGATCTAGTGATACAGCGAGGTAGCTACAATACAGAGTTTTTCAAGAAGCTCGATCCTATGGAGTTCTTTTCTGGGCACACGTCTCTTCGTGTGGAAGACCAGCAGAAGGACTGCTCTATGACTGCCGGATCTTCAAATGATGCGGATGTGGGGTTGTCAAATGCAGATGTTGAAGCGGCTATTAGACAagcagaagatgaagctgaCTATATGGCTCTCAAGAAGCTAGAGCAGGAAGAAGCCGTGGACAATCAAGAGTTCAGCGAGGAGGCTGCTGGTAGACCAGAGGATGATGATTTGGTAAATGAGGAGGATGCAAGACACGATGAACACATTATCGAAGAACATAGATATAACTCTTCGGAtatggagaaggagaagaatgcTGCTTTGTCCAATCAATTAAATGAAGAAAAGGCTCTTACATTGGCTGTTGGTGATGAAGATACAGACATGCTTGCTGATGTGAAACAGATGGCTGCCGCCGCAGCTGCTGCAGGACAAGCAAGTTCGTCCTTCGAAAACCAGCTCCGGCCAATTGATAGATATGCAATGCGCTTTATGGAACTCTGGGATCCAGTAATTGACAAAGCTGCTATAAATCGTCAAGTAAATGTTGAAGAGGAAGAATGGGAGCTCGATCGCATTGAAAAACTCAAAGAGGATTTAGAAGCAGAAATTGATGAAGACCAGGAACCGCTTTCTTATGAAT CCTGGGATGTTGATTTTGCTACGACAGCCTATCGCCAACATGTTGAGGCTTTAACTCAAAAGCAG TTGTTGGAAGAACAGGAAAAACAGGCTCGGGAAGCTGCAAAAGAGTTGGAGGAGAAAAATGATAATATGAG CGCTCACCGTAGAAAgtcaaaaaagaacaaaaagaagaCCGGCAAGTTCAAGTCCCTGAAAAGAGGACGTTTGTCATCTGAATCAGAAGTCATACTGGAGGAAACTTCTGTAGATACAATGAGCATTGATGACAATGCACCCTCACCTGAACTCATAAGTGATGAATCACCTCGCCATTATTCTAACAAGCGTAAGAAGATTATGTCTGCTACTGAAGAAGAAAACAGTAACAGAAgtttgaagaagttcaagaaagCCACTAAATCAAGTAGTGCCTCAGAAGCCTTGTCACCTAGGCACTTGAGGGAAGAGTTTAATGATTCAGATCCAAAATCGGCAGCTAGAACTAAGAGTGATGGCAGAATTTCCATCCCTTGCATGTCAGTAAAACGTGTTATTGTAATAAAACCTGAGAGGCTGAAAAAGAAGGGAATATGGTCTCGTGATTGTGCTTCAGACTCATGGACATCTGAGGAGGATGCGGTTCTTTGCGGAACTGTGCATGAGTATGGTCCTCTTTGGGAACTGGCAAGTGATTTTCTTCATTCCTTACCAGGTGGTGCTTTTTATAGGGGAAAATATCGTCATCCAGTGCATTGCTGTGAGAGATACCGAGAACTATTCTGCAAACATGCAATGTCAGCAACAGATAATTCTAACAGTGAAAAGGTTCCTTCTGGGACTGGAAAGGCTATACTGAGAGTATCTGAG GATCAAGCTCAGATGTTGGTGAATGTGACCAGTGAACTTCCTAACAATGAGTTGCTTCTCCAGAAACACTTCATGGCTGTACTTTCATCTGTCTGGAGATCAAAATGCCGGCGTGATCCCCGGCGTGTTATAAGTACTTACTCTAGTGCACTACGCATGCTTTCTCCTGTGAAAAATCCTGCTGGATCAAGTGCGAACTGGTCCATGGTAAACTTTAGACCAAGCTTCAATCTAGTTAGGACAGCCCTTGCAGATGCTCAGGCTCAATCTACACAAATTGTGATTCCGCCACCGATGAGAAATCAAGAATACTGCCGGAATCATTTAGAATTAGAATTGGATTTCTTGACAGATCAGCATCATTATGAAGAGGACTTCCCATCTATAGTAAATGTGTCCATACTAGAACCAGAACCAATCAAACAGGCTGTGGAGCCAGTGGAACAATCACTATTGTCTGGACTTTCTTGTAGACAAGCTGAGACCAGACTCAG AATGGCATCAGAAGCTTGTTATGAAGGTGAAGGTTCTCATTGGGCATCATCAGCTTTCCACATAAATGATGCCACCCGGCATAAATCTGGGCCAAAGTCCATAGGAAAGCACAAAGCAGCATCAGAATGTGGAAGACCTCCCAAATCAAAAATCCAGAAGATTACTGAATCGCATCAGGAAGGGCCAAGTACCTCGAGTAATTTTCTTCGGATGCCTGGTCAACTTTTCCCAGGTGCAGCTGACTTCCACATTAGCGAGTCCCTATCTGACTTTGGTATCAGCGATTCTGAATTCAACTACTCCGAGGATCTCTGGCAAGAGGTTGACTACAACGAGTTCCTCCTGGACCAGGATGACTCTGGTCTCCTTCCTGGTATTGAGGAGTTAGAACCTCTTTCAGATTTCACAGATATTGGATGA